The following are encoded together in the Methanosarcina flavescens genome:
- a CDS encoding formylmethanofuran dehydrogenase subunit B, translating into MIYKNIVCPVCGAACDDIQVEFGDGKIEAKNACKMGNAKFQEVVSSHRLRQPLMKTEGKLSPAAWDKALEKAADILVSAKRPLLFMGSETSCGAHEIGLKIGEYLGAIVDSNATICHGPTAMGIQESGKVGATEGQKKNRGDLIVYWGTNPLESMPRQMSRYAVFPRGYWTKRGRFDRTVITVDPRRTPTAVASDLHVQLKPNSDYELISALLTLLHGKTPHPSVEEITGVPICVMEEMLDMMKNCNFGAISVGLGLSSSIGKHRNAEIAMNLVKELNNYAKFTLGALRGHCNVAGFNQVASYMYGYPFGLDFTRGYPRYNPGEFTTVDLLREKDVDAALVMCADLVCHIPADCASYLAKIPMVCLDIAPCPTTAASDVVLPGVIDAMECDGTFYRLDDVAVHFEPFTSSPFEFTKSNEDTLKQLFEKIKARK; encoded by the coding sequence ATGATTTACAAAAACATAGTCTGTCCTGTCTGCGGGGCAGCCTGTGATGATATCCAGGTTGAATTCGGAGACGGAAAGATAGAAGCCAAAAATGCATGTAAAATGGGAAATGCCAAATTTCAGGAGGTTGTGAGTTCCCACAGGCTAAGGCAGCCCCTTATGAAAACTGAGGGAAAATTGTCGCCTGCCGCCTGGGATAAAGCTCTTGAAAAAGCTGCCGACATTCTTGTTTCGGCAAAGCGACCCCTGCTTTTCATGGGGAGCGAAACCTCATGCGGAGCCCATGAAATCGGGCTCAAGATAGGGGAATACCTTGGTGCTATTGTTGACTCCAATGCTACAATCTGCCACGGACCAACCGCTATGGGAATCCAGGAATCAGGAAAAGTCGGTGCAACTGAAGGTCAGAAGAAAAACAGGGGGGATCTAATAGTTTATTGGGGAACCAATCCTCTTGAATCCATGCCAAGGCAGATGTCAAGATACGCAGTTTTCCCGCGTGGTTACTGGACAAAACGCGGGCGTTTCGACAGGACTGTTATCACTGTGGATCCAAGAAGAACTCCAACTGCTGTAGCTTCCGACCTGCATGTCCAGCTTAAACCCAATTCGGATTACGAACTTATCAGTGCACTTCTTACTCTGCTGCACGGGAAAACTCCTCACCCTTCAGTGGAAGAGATAACAGGAGTCCCAATCTGTGTCATGGAAGAAATGCTGGATATGATGAAGAACTGCAACTTCGGGGCAATATCAGTAGGTCTTGGTCTTTCCTCCTCTATTGGAAAGCATAGAAACGCTGAAATTGCCATGAATCTCGTAAAGGAGCTGAACAACTACGCAAAGTTCACTCTTGGAGCTCTTCGCGGCCACTGTAACGTGGCAGGCTTCAACCAGGTTGCTTCCTACATGTACGGTTACCCCTTCGGGCTTGACTTCACACGCGGATACCCACGTTACAACCCCGGGGAATTTACAACCGTGGACTTGCTGCGGGAAAAAGATGTGGATGCAGCTCTTGTGATGTGCGCTGATCTTGTCTGCCACATCCCTGCAGATTGCGCTTCTTACCTCGCCAAAATTCCAATGGTCTGCCTGGATATTGCTCCCTGCCCGACCACGGCTGCTTCGGATGTCGTGCTTCCTGGGGTCATTGATGCCATGGAATGTGATGGGACTTTCTACAGGCTAGATGATGTGGCTGTGCACTTTGAACCTTTTACGAGTTCGCCTTTTGAGTTCACAAAGAGCAATGAGGATACTTTGAAACAGCTCTTTGAGAAGATAAAAGCAAGGAAGTAA
- a CDS encoding Rossmann-like domain-containing protein: protein MKKMIGETMSETEHLGGAKPPKREGKNVKNGIKREGKEETEILPALVNALKNDLGSALEKIEVKDIRIGLAYTGVLLSNGYGGVVCTPLYEFSCCPALGFAGFLKGKTADKLLEFALSENPLEAAIGIATANALSHMLWDLKPENFPISNLDALDLIKPEDRVAMVGYFGPLIPKILKVTNKLTVLEKREIEAPQTRTLPSGKAREIFPVSDIIILSASTLANRTFDELLSLRGAAREVILLGPSAPLYPTPFFEREITAIMGTRIFDPLTMLTVVSEAGGTKKLHQYCGEKVAFRKNDINVIK from the coding sequence ATGAAAAAAATGATAGGTGAAACGATGTCGGAAACAGAGCACCTTGGTGGGGCAAAACCTCCAAAAAGAGAAGGAAAAAATGTAAAAAATGGAATTAAAAGAGAGGGAAAAGAAGAAACTGAAATCCTGCCAGCCCTTGTAAATGCTCTGAAAAATGATCTGGGTTCTGCCCTTGAGAAAATCGAAGTAAAGGATATCAGAATAGGGCTCGCATATACCGGAGTCCTGCTCTCAAACGGTTACGGAGGCGTCGTCTGCACTCCTCTTTACGAGTTTTCCTGCTGCCCTGCCCTTGGTTTTGCGGGCTTTCTGAAAGGTAAAACCGCTGATAAACTGCTTGAATTTGCCCTGTCAGAAAACCCTCTTGAAGCTGCAATCGGGATTGCAACTGCAAATGCGCTTTCCCACATGCTATGGGATCTTAAACCTGAGAACTTTCCCATCTCAAACCTGGATGCCCTTGACCTTATAAAACCTGAAGATCGAGTTGCAATGGTAGGTTATTTTGGACCTCTTATCCCCAAAATCCTGAAAGTAACCAATAAACTCACAGTCCTTGAAAAGCGTGAAATCGAAGCTCCTCAAACCAGAACCCTGCCCTCGGGAAAAGCCAGAGAAATCTTCCCTGTGTCAGATATAATCATCCTCAGTGCAAGTACTCTAGCCAACAGGACTTTTGACGAACTCCTCTCCCTCCGGGGGGCAGCAAGGGAAGTAATCCTGCTCGGTCCAAGCGCCCCTCTTTACCCTACCCCGTTTTTCGAGAGAGAGATTACTGCAATAATGGGTACCAGAATCTTTGATCCCTTAACAATGCTTACGGTGGTAAGTGAAGCTGGAGGTACGAAAAAACTGCACCAGTACTGTGGGGAAAAGGTTGCGTTCAGAAAAAATGACATAAATGTTATAAAATGA
- a CDS encoding beta/alpha barrel domain-containing protein — translation MIDLFEFYFYEDCPYQDESVELLRLYGIGKIKIITRENGICACAGDLADYFERKGLRCLLYLKDGDNFKAGDIIFEAEGDLKLLFKFWRVSQTFLSLMCAIATKTASFVSAGRKANPDLVLATSRKTHPGSRIFELKAVRAGGGDIHRNSLSDSIQISQNHLEVAGELGKLRALKKIEIEPRTREEAFKYAEMADIMLLDHLSPEELQELGPKLKKLNPKLELAVGGIEAESIPEYAPFVDIIVISAPYYANPLDFTTKIERVR, via the coding sequence ATGATAGACCTTTTTGAGTTCTATTTTTACGAGGACTGCCCTTATCAGGACGAGAGTGTGGAACTGCTAAGATTATATGGTATTGGGAAAATAAAGATTATTACGAGAGAAAATGGAATCTGTGCTTGCGCCGGTGATCTTGCTGATTATTTTGAAAGAAAAGGCTTGAGGTGCCTGCTTTACCTCAAGGATGGCGACAACTTCAAAGCAGGAGATATAATTTTCGAAGCTGAAGGAGATCTCAAACTTTTGTTCAAATTCTGGAGGGTTTCCCAGACCTTTCTTTCCCTGATGTGTGCTATTGCCACAAAAACCGCTTCTTTCGTGAGCGCAGGACGAAAGGCAAACCCTGACCTTGTCCTTGCAACAAGCCGGAAAACTCATCCCGGATCCCGGATATTCGAGCTTAAAGCTGTCCGGGCAGGTGGAGGAGATATTCACCGAAACTCCCTCAGCGATTCCATCCAGATCAGCCAGAATCACCTGGAAGTCGCCGGAGAGCTGGGTAAACTCAGAGCCCTTAAAAAGATCGAAATCGAGCCCAGAACCAGGGAAGAAGCGTTCAAATATGCCGAGATGGCAGATATAATGCTCCTTGACCACCTTTCCCCGGAGGAACTGCAGGAACTGGGACCCAAACTTAAGAAACTCAATCCTAAACTTGAGCTTGCAGTGGGTGGAATTGAAGCGGAGAGTATCCCTGAATATGCTCCTTTTGTCGATATTATTGTTATAAGCGCTCCCTATTATGCAAATCCTCTTGATTTTACAACTAAGATCGAAAGGGTCCGATGA
- a CDS encoding ATP-binding cassette domain-containing protein — MSFLEIRDLCLDVGGFELNNVDFRAEKGDYVALIGPSGSGKTLLLETIIGFYAPEKGKILLEGGEITAFSPDKRQISIVYQDHMLFPHMNVFENIAYALRKKLRNEKQVEAEIRQITEILGIGGLLHRKPATLSGGEKQRVALARSLVVRPKLLLLDEPFSALDTRTREKLRGLLKKAIHEYRTTVLHVTHDFEDIWMLANRVIVIRKGEVMQEGDPDTVFRRPSPDFVAEFLGTNVIKGEVKSRRGKLTVLEVEGLEVYSADLAEPGEKVTVSVRPEEIILARTAVESSARNTLRGKVSGILKKEHLVVVEVVIGSTEIKVVITPTSCEILDLEPGREIYAIFKASNARIISRTGIRTDWK; from the coding sequence GTGAGTTTTCTCGAAATTAGGGACCTTTGCCTTGATGTCGGAGGCTTCGAGCTCAATAATGTAGACTTCAGGGCTGAGAAAGGGGATTATGTTGCGCTTATAGGCCCTTCCGGCAGTGGCAAAACCCTCCTGCTTGAGACCATAATAGGGTTTTACGCACCTGAAAAAGGCAAGATTTTGCTTGAGGGAGGAGAGATAACTGCCTTTTCTCCTGATAAGAGGCAAATTAGCATAGTGTATCAGGATCACATGCTTTTTCCACATATGAACGTTTTCGAGAACATAGCATATGCTCTGAGGAAGAAGCTCAGGAACGAAAAACAGGTTGAGGCTGAAATCAGGCAAATAACAGAAATCCTGGGAATTGGTGGACTTCTGCACAGAAAACCAGCAACCTTGAGTGGCGGTGAGAAGCAGAGAGTAGCCCTTGCAAGAAGCCTTGTGGTCAGACCAAAACTGCTCCTGCTTGATGAACCTTTCAGCGCTCTCGATACCAGAACCCGGGAGAAACTTCGGGGTCTGCTGAAAAAAGCAATTCACGAATACCGCACCACTGTACTGCATGTTACTCATGACTTTGAAGATATATGGATGCTGGCAAACAGAGTAATAGTAATTAGAAAAGGTGAGGTGATGCAGGAAGGAGACCCTGATACTGTATTTAGGAGACCGTCTCCTGACTTTGTTGCAGAATTCCTTGGCACAAATGTGATAAAAGGAGAGGTAAAGTCTCGAAGAGGAAAACTCACAGTACTCGAAGTCGAAGGTCTGGAGGTCTACTCTGCAGACCTGGCTGAGCCCGGGGAGAAGGTTACAGTCTCTGTCCGTCCGGAAGAAATTATTCTTGCCCGGACAGCGGTGGAGAGTTCAGCCCGGAACACTTTAAGAGGAAAAGTTTCAGGAATTCTCAAAAAAGAGCATCTTGTTGTGGTAGAAGTAGTAATAGGGAGTACTGAAATCAAAGTAGTAATTACACCAACATCATGCGAAATCCTTGATCTAGAACCAGGTAGAGAAATCTATGCCATATTCAAAGCCTCAAATGCCAGAATAATTAGCAGGACAGGGATACGGACTGATTGGAAGTAA
- a CDS encoding ABC transporter permease translates to MRFVKSHSVNRSLFKSATVGIACFFAILLFSTVGTMFFALKPSEFLSSLLSEEIIYSVKLSMLTASFSTLLVMCCSVPTAYALSRFTFPGKTLIKTVLGLPMAFPELVMGLALLLLFGQNFLGPALETLGINVTFSRLGIIVAQFFIAFPYAVKIVYSTFEGISPRYEQVSRSFGYGEFETFRKITLPMARSGLFASAIITFARCIGSFGAVLVLAGGSYMYTEVLPVTLYLNISYGNLEMAITSGILLMIIAFLAILSFERLEGGKL, encoded by the coding sequence ATGCGCTTTGTAAAGAGTCACTCCGTAAATCGCTCCTTATTCAAGAGTGCAACAGTGGGGATTGCCTGTTTCTTTGCAATATTATTATTCTCAACTGTTGGAACTATGTTTTTTGCCCTTAAACCCTCAGAGTTTCTCTCATCTCTGCTTTCGGAAGAGATAATTTACTCCGTGAAACTCTCTATGCTGACAGCCTCATTTTCAACTCTTCTGGTCATGTGCTGTTCCGTGCCTACAGCTTACGCTCTCTCACGCTTCACCTTTCCCGGGAAAACCCTGATAAAAACAGTTCTCGGGCTTCCAATGGCATTTCCGGAACTGGTGATGGGTCTGGCTCTTCTTCTCCTCTTTGGACAGAATTTTCTCGGTCCTGCTCTTGAAACTCTCGGAATTAATGTGACCTTTAGCAGGTTAGGAATAATAGTTGCACAGTTCTTTATCGCCTTTCCTTATGCAGTCAAAATTGTTTACTCTACATTTGAAGGTATTAGCCCAAGGTATGAGCAGGTCTCAAGGAGTTTCGGATATGGAGAGTTCGAGACCTTCAGAAAAATTACCCTTCCCATGGCACGAAGTGGACTTTTTGCCTCTGCAATTATCACCTTTGCTCGCTGCATAGGGTCGTTTGGAGCCGTGCTTGTCCTTGCGGGAGGGTCGTACATGTATACCGAAGTCCTGCCAGTAACCCTTTACCTGAATATTTCCTATGGAAACCTTGAAATGGCGATTACAAGCGGAATTTTACTAATGATAATTGCTTTTCTTGCAATTCTAAGCTTTGAGAGGCTTGAAGGAGGAAAGCTGTGA
- the modA gene encoding molybdate ABC transporter substrate-binding protein: protein MISMLPISGCIEKEPSVSVSGESKNAFEGRQITVCAGAGLIKPMNELIGNFENETGAKVQVRYGGSAEIFGTLASKECDIFIPGDYYYTEQAMNRHYVFNESVKNVTFHVPAIAVPKGNPANVTGIKDLAKPGTKLALGDPKGPAIGKVSEIICSQAGILPEIKNNTIVWTATVNQLLIYVVSGEVDATIIWEDMANWGEANGKIQLIPIPEEKNEIKTIPTAVSVYTEDPELAEAFNAYISGEEATETWEKWGFEPCAL from the coding sequence ATGATTTCAATGTTGCCCATCTCGGGATGCATTGAGAAAGAACCTTCAGTATCCGTTTCTGGAGAAAGCAAGAATGCTTTTGAGGGAAGACAAATCACTGTTTGCGCCGGAGCAGGGCTGATAAAGCCAATGAATGAATTAATTGGAAATTTCGAAAATGAGACCGGAGCAAAAGTTCAGGTCCGTTACGGAGGAAGTGCCGAAATATTTGGAACTCTGGCTTCAAAGGAATGCGATATTTTCATCCCCGGCGACTACTATTACACCGAGCAGGCCATGAACAGACACTATGTTTTCAATGAGAGCGTAAAAAACGTGACCTTTCACGTCCCTGCGATTGCGGTTCCTAAAGGAAACCCTGCAAACGTGACCGGAATTAAAGACCTGGCAAAACCCGGTACAAAGCTTGCTCTCGGAGACCCGAAAGGACCTGCAATAGGCAAAGTTTCGGAAATAATCTGTTCACAGGCAGGTATCCTTCCTGAAATCAAGAATAATACAATCGTCTGGACTGCAACGGTAAACCAGCTTCTTATCTATGTTGTTTCCGGAGAGGTAGATGCAACAATTATCTGGGAAGATATGGCAAACTGGGGAGAAGCCAATGGAAAAATCCAATTGATCCCGATCCCTGAAGAGAAAAACGAGATCAAAACCATACCCACAGCAGTTTCTGTGTATACTGAGGACCCTGAACTTGCAGAGGCTTTCAACGCTTATATTTCAGGAGAGGAAGCGACAGAGACTTGGGAAAAATGGGGCTTTGAACCATGCGCTTTGTAA
- a CDS encoding methyltransferase domain-containing protein: MTQNNSDSNTRCRRVRCTVQKKTFGPVEDLETYVRSDWWQTLFNSLYLKTDADLLDDIEVTRKEVDLIVSILGVTPEERILDLCCGQGRHVLELAKRGFSNVEGYDRSQYLIRKARTRARKDNLQVRFREGDARKLPYPSDTFDVVTILGNSFGYFDSTLQDRKVLEEIFRVLKPGGRVFFDVMDGDHMKKSFQPRSWEWLDRKYFVCRERALSTDGDRLICREVISRIDRGVIADQFYAERLYNKESLFELLTASGFSNLTFHTTFSPVSEGTQDAGMMGQRVLVSASVEKPWSPSLQATWSKKPMNIAVLLGDPRKEDQVKPACVFDDDDFDTLERMKKALSEIPFMRFTFLDRHETLLEDLKKKASKIDLVLNLCDEGFYNDPTKELHIPALLEQLNIPYTGAGPQCLAFCYDKSIIRGVAREMRIPVAKGMLVNADSDLSKLSLSFPLFVKPNSGDSSFGITQKSIAHNREKLLEILAAIREKMGSDRLFLLEEFLPGKDISVGIIGNPPKCTVLPITEEDYTAVPEELPKICGYEAKWLPDSPYWNIKSVPANLPEKTRKEIIKSCLALFSRLGCRDYARFDWRLDAKGKPRLLEVNPNPGWCWDGHLAKMAAYANISYSGMLAAIIEAAKERYGLGTTRKIELSRKMPETTSRKSPAECAAEFEEEIEASSMNSENDRKKSVFSNSPDTLQVFEGI; the protein is encoded by the coding sequence ATGACCCAGAATAATTCAGATTCAAATACCAGATGCAGGCGTGTCCGGTGCACCGTACAGAAGAAGACCTTTGGGCCTGTTGAAGACCTTGAGACCTATGTCCGGTCCGACTGGTGGCAGACTCTTTTTAACTCCCTTTACCTTAAGACCGATGCTGATCTTCTGGATGATATTGAAGTTACCAGGAAAGAGGTCGATCTCATTGTCTCAATTTTGGGAGTGACCCCTGAAGAAAGAATTCTTGATCTTTGCTGTGGACAGGGAAGGCATGTGCTTGAACTGGCAAAAAGGGGGTTTTCAAACGTTGAGGGATATGACAGATCCCAGTACCTTATAAGGAAAGCCAGAACCCGAGCACGAAAAGACAACCTGCAGGTCAGGTTCAGGGAAGGGGATGCAAGAAAACTTCCTTACCCTTCTGATACTTTTGATGTAGTTACTATCCTGGGCAACAGTTTTGGCTACTTTGATTCAACGCTTCAGGATCGAAAGGTTCTTGAAGAGATTTTCCGAGTTCTGAAGCCCGGTGGCAGGGTTTTCTTTGATGTCATGGATGGGGACCATATGAAAAAGAGTTTCCAGCCCAGATCCTGGGAATGGCTGGACAGGAAATATTTTGTCTGCAGGGAGAGAGCTCTTTCTACAGATGGGGATCGACTGATATGCAGAGAAGTTATAAGCCGTATTGACAGAGGGGTAATTGCAGACCAATTTTATGCTGAACGCTTATACAACAAGGAAAGCCTTTTTGAACTGCTTACCGCCTCAGGGTTTAGCAACCTCACTTTCCATACTACTTTCAGCCCGGTATCTGAAGGCACTCAGGATGCAGGCATGATGGGACAGAGAGTTCTTGTCTCGGCTTCCGTTGAAAAACCATGGTCTCCTTCTCTCCAGGCAACCTGGAGTAAAAAGCCAATGAATATTGCAGTCTTGCTTGGAGACCCGAGAAAAGAAGATCAGGTAAAGCCTGCCTGTGTATTCGATGATGATGATTTCGATACGCTTGAGAGAATGAAAAAGGCACTCTCTGAAATTCCCTTCATGAGATTTACTTTCCTTGACAGGCATGAAACGCTGCTGGAGGATCTGAAGAAGAAAGCATCGAAAATTGATCTTGTACTTAATCTCTGTGATGAGGGATTTTATAACGATCCCACAAAAGAGCTCCATATTCCGGCTTTGCTTGAACAGCTCAACATCCCGTATACAGGGGCAGGCCCTCAATGTCTTGCCTTTTGTTATGACAAATCCATTATAAGGGGAGTTGCCCGAGAGATGCGCATTCCTGTAGCAAAGGGAATGCTTGTAAATGCAGATTCGGATCTTTCAAAGCTTTCTCTATCTTTCCCCCTGTTCGTGAAACCTAATTCAGGAGATTCAAGTTTTGGGATTACACAGAAAAGCATTGCCCATAACCGTGAGAAGCTTCTGGAGATTCTTGCGGCAATCCGGGAAAAAATGGGTTCGGATAGACTTTTCCTGCTCGAAGAGTTCCTTCCCGGGAAAGATATCAGTGTTGGTATTATTGGAAATCCGCCCAAATGTACCGTACTTCCTATTACGGAAGAAGACTACACGGCAGTGCCGGAAGAGCTTCCAAAAATCTGCGGCTATGAAGCCAAATGGCTTCCGGATTCTCCATACTGGAACATAAAATCCGTGCCTGCCAATCTCCCGGAAAAGACCAGAAAGGAAATTATTAAATCCTGTCTTGCTCTGTTCAGCAGGCTGGGCTGCCGGGATTATGCCCGCTTTGACTGGAGGCTTGATGCCAAAGGCAAACCCAGGCTGCTTGAAGTAAACCCCAATCCTGGCTGGTGCTGGGACGGTCACCTGGCAAAGATGGCAGCTTATGCTAATATCTCCTATTCGGGAATGCTCGCGGCTATCATCGAAGCTGCAAAGGAAAGATATGGTCTGGGAACTACCAGAAAAATCGAGCTCTCAAGAAAAATGCCTGAAACCACGTCCAGGAAAAGCCCGGCTGAATGTGCTGCCGAGTTTGAAGAAGAAATTGAAGCCAGCTCGATGAACTCCGAGAATGATCGGAAGAAAAGCGTTTTTTCAAACTCTCCCGATACATTACAGGTTTTCGAGGGCATATAA
- a CDS encoding OBG GTPase family GTP-binding protein — protein sequence MSSIQEQIREIEDEIRKTQYNKATSHHIGRLKAKIARLRDEAEKKASAKGGGDGYSVRKSGDGTVTLVGFPSVGKSTLLNKITGAKSAVGAYEFTTLTVVPGVLEHKGATIQFLDVPGLVKGASSGRGRGKEVISVIRNSDMVIFLLDVFQPKHYEVLMNELYQAGIRIDEEPPDVVIKKKDRGGIEINSTIDLDLDDETIKAVLDEYKIHNASVLIRENITVDQLIDVILNNRSYVRSLIAINKVDLAYPQLIEECRELYPNAIFISAHKGINIETLKDAIYDRLGFIRVYLKPQGQPADMEEPLIVMSGTNVGQICDRLHRDFRRKFRYAQVWGTSAKHPGQRVGLDHRMQDEDILTIIIQK from the coding sequence ATGAGCAGCATACAGGAGCAAATACGGGAAATCGAAGACGAAATTCGAAAGACCCAGTACAATAAGGCGACTTCCCATCACATAGGCCGCCTCAAAGCCAAGATAGCCCGGCTTCGAGATGAGGCTGAAAAGAAAGCCTCGGCAAAAGGAGGGGGAGATGGGTACTCGGTCAGAAAATCAGGAGATGGAACTGTAACCCTTGTAGGTTTTCCATCAGTAGGAAAATCTACGCTTCTGAACAAAATCACGGGTGCCAAGTCCGCAGTGGGAGCATACGAGTTTACCACTCTCACAGTTGTGCCAGGTGTGCTTGAGCACAAAGGAGCAACAATCCAGTTCCTTGACGTGCCAGGGCTTGTAAAAGGTGCGTCATCAGGACGTGGGCGCGGAAAAGAGGTTATATCAGTTATCAGAAACTCCGATATGGTTATATTTTTGCTCGACGTTTTTCAGCCCAAGCATTACGAAGTGCTTATGAACGAACTTTACCAGGCTGGCATTCGTATAGATGAGGAGCCCCCTGATGTGGTAATCAAGAAGAAAGATAGGGGCGGAATTGAGATCAATTCAACCATTGATCTCGACCTGGATGATGAAACTATCAAGGCTGTACTAGATGAGTACAAAATCCATAACGCCAGCGTGCTCATAAGAGAAAATATAACGGTTGATCAGCTTATCGATGTTATCCTGAACAACCGCAGTTATGTCAGATCCCTTATCGCTATCAATAAGGTTGATCTGGCTTACCCTCAGCTGATTGAAGAGTGCAGGGAATTATACCCGAACGCGATCTTTATTTCAGCTCATAAGGGCATTAATATCGAGACTCTCAAAGACGCCATTTACGACAGGCTAGGTTTCATACGAGTTTACTTAAAACCTCAGGGTCAGCCCGCAGATATGGAAGAGCCCCTAATTGTTATGAGCGGGACAAACGTCGGTCAGATTTGTGATCGTCTGCACAGGGATTTCCGCAGGAAGTTCCGCTATGCCCAGGTTTGGGGCACATCTGCAAAGCATCCAGGGCAGAGAGTCGGTCTCGACCATAGAATGCAGGATGAAGATATCCTTACAATTATCATCCAGAAGTAA